Proteins co-encoded in one Strix uralensis isolate ZFMK-TIS-50842 chromosome 2, bStrUra1, whole genome shotgun sequence genomic window:
- the PLCXD2 gene encoding PI-PLC X domain-containing protein 2 produces MRPPAGREGGRRWRRRRWAAGAMAESNADWMGSLPAALRSYPLSNLAIPGSHDSFSYWVDEKSPVGPDQATAIKRLARISLVKKIMKKWSVTQNLTFKEQLEGGIRYFDLRVSSKPEEIGQEIYFIHGLFGIKVWDGLKEINTFLEQHPKEVVFLDFNHFYAMDDSHHSFLISRIRSAFGSKLCSAECVEYVTLQYMWEKKHQVLIFYHYPLYREYPFLWPGYKMPAPWANTTNVHELLQFLETTLEERSRYGTFHVSQAILTPRVNTIARHLIRGLKNTLVHRNLPMILNWVKAQKPGVRGVNIITSDFVELDDFAATVIALNDLLLEEDETATTS; encoded by the exons ATGAGGCCGCCGGCCGGGAGGGAGGGCggccggcggtggcggcggcggcgctgggccgCGGGAGCCATGGCGGAGAGCAACGCGGACTGGATGGGCTCGCTGCCGGCGGCGCTGCGCTCCTACCCGCTCTCCAACCTGGCCATCCCGG GGTCACATGATTCTTTCAGCTACTGGGTTGATGAGAAATCTCCTGTGGGACCAGACCAAGCCACAGCCATCAAACGTTTGGCCAGAATTTCCTTGGTTAAAAAGATCATGAAGAAATGGTCAGTGACTCAAAATCTGACTTTCAAAGAGCAGTTGGAAGGCGGGATCCGCTACTTTGATCTTCGTGTATCTTCCAAACCGGAGGAAATAGGACAAGAGATTTACTTCATACATGGTTTGTTTGGCATCAAAGTATGGGATGGACTGAAGGAGATCAACACCTTTCTTGAGCAGCACCCCAAGGAAGTAGTCTTCTTGGACTTCAATCACTTCTATGCCATGGATGACAGCCATCACTCCTTCCTGATCAGTAGGATCCGCTCAGCCTTTGGATCCAAACTTTGTTCAGCCGAATGTGTAGAATATGTGACATTACAGTACATGTGGGAGAAGAAACACCAG GTTCTTATATTCTACCACTACCCTTTGTATCGGGAATACCCCTTCCTGTGGCCAGGGTATAAAATGCCAGCACCATGGGCTAATACAACCAACGTGCACGAACTGTTACAGTTCTTGGAGACCACTCTTGAGGAACGAAGTCGTTATGGGACTTTTCATGTTTCTCAAGCAATTCTTACACCTCGAGTGAATACTATTGCACGGCATCTAATTCGTGGTCTGAAGAACACACTTGTTCATAG GAACCTGCCCATGATTTTAAATTGGGTGAAAGCACAGAAACCAGGTGTAAGAGGTGTTAACATAATTACATCAGACTTTGTGGAGCTGGATGACTTTGCTGCTACAGTTATTGCGTTAAACGACCTTCTTTTAGAAGAGGATGAAACTGCAACTACATCCTGA